Proteins from one Ficedula albicollis isolate OC2 chromosome 3, FicAlb1.5, whole genome shotgun sequence genomic window:
- the GNG4 gene encoding guanine nucleotide-binding protein G(I)/G(S)/G(O) subunit gamma-4 isoform X1: MEQEKRNKWKNKMKELVSNSTTSISQARKAVEQLKMEAYMDRMKVSKAAADLLAYCDAHIGEDPLIIPVPASENPFREKKLFCTIL, encoded by the exons ATGgagcaagagaagagaaataaatg gaaaaacaaaatgaaggaGCTAGTGTCAAACAGTACAACCAGTATTTCTCAagccagaaaagctgtggagcAATTAAAAATGGAAGCATACATGGATAGAATGAAG GTATCCAAGGCTGCAGCAGATTTATTGGCATATTGTGATGCACACATTGGAGAAGATCCCCTTATTATTCCTGTACCTGCATCTGAAAATCCCTTTAGGGAGAAGAAACTCTTTTGTACTATCCTTTGA
- the GNG4 gene encoding guanine nucleotide-binding protein G(I)/G(S)/G(O) subunit gamma-4 isoform X2 produces the protein MWKNKMKELVSNSTTSISQARKAVEQLKMEAYMDRMKVSKAAADLLAYCDAHIGEDPLIIPVPASENPFREKKLFCTIL, from the exons ATGTG gaaaaacaaaatgaaggaGCTAGTGTCAAACAGTACAACCAGTATTTCTCAagccagaaaagctgtggagcAATTAAAAATGGAAGCATACATGGATAGAATGAAG GTATCCAAGGCTGCAGCAGATTTATTGGCATATTGTGATGCACACATTGGAGAAGATCCCCTTATTATTCCTGTACCTGCATCTGAAAATCCCTTTAGGGAGAAGAAACTCTTTTGTACTATCCTTTGA
- the GNG4 gene encoding guanine nucleotide-binding protein G(I)/G(S)/G(O) subunit gamma-4 isoform X3, which produces MKELVSNSTTSISQARKAVEQLKMEAYMDRMKVSKAAADLLAYCDAHIGEDPLIIPVPASENPFREKKLFCTIL; this is translated from the exons atgaaggaGCTAGTGTCAAACAGTACAACCAGTATTTCTCAagccagaaaagctgtggagcAATTAAAAATGGAAGCATACATGGATAGAATGAAG GTATCCAAGGCTGCAGCAGATTTATTGGCATATTGTGATGCACACATTGGAGAAGATCCCCTTATTATTCCTGTACCTGCATCTGAAAATCCCTTTAGGGAGAAGAAACTCTTTTGTACTATCCTTTGA